Part of the Zea mays cultivar B73 chromosome 4, Zm-B73-REFERENCE-NAM-5.0, whole genome shotgun sequence genome is shown below.
AGATGCGATGAACATACTCGGGCCTCAGGGCCGAGAACTCAACTTGTTGATTGTTATACTGCCTGACAATAATGGTTCTCTTTACGGTATGTTTTCTTCCAAAAGGCTTGGGCATTTGCTCAATGAATAAGCTTTGCTATTAATTTTCTTCTCATTCTTCAGGGGATGTCAAAAGGATCTGTGAGACTAATCTTGGATTGGTCTCCCAATGTTGTCTGACTaaacatgttttcaaggtgaacaAGCAGCAGTATCTTGCAAATGTTGCCCTGAAAATAAATGTGAAGGTATGTAGTTGCGCTAACTCTTCTAATCTTGATTTTAACACCGATTCTCCTCTTAAAGTTATCATACTTTTAAGGTTGGGGGAAGGAATACTGTGCTTGTTGATGCTTTGGCAAGGAGAATCCCCCTTGTCAGTGACATAGCGACTATTATCTTTGGTGCTGATGTGACCCCATCCCCATCCTGGGGAAGATTCTAGTCCTTCCATTGCAGCTGTAAGTGAAGACCTATCCTGACAAAGAAATGCTATCTTTTAAGTTGAAGTTTTACTATTTTTTCTCACTGTTTTTCTCCTAGGTGGTTGCTTCTCAAGACTGGCCTGAGGTTACAAAGTATGTAGGATTGGTGATTGCTCAAGCCCATCGTCAAGAATTGATACAGGATCTTTTCAAGGTATGGCAAGATCCTAAAAGGGGGACTGTCTCTGGTGGCATGATCAGGTATGATCTTTACTAAGATAAGTGAAATGCATTCGCTCCTACTCTTACACGCTTGGATTCCTCCAGATACATAACTTTTGTTGGTTGTGCAGGGAGCTTCTCATATCTTTCTGGAGGGCAACTGGACAGAAACCAAAGAGGATCATATTCTAcaggtttgtttcctttcatgagCACCTTCTCTGTCTGCCACTCTCTGTATATTAAACACTTTATCACTTTCAGGGATGGCGTCAGTGAGGGACAATTCTACCAAGTTCTGTTGTATGAACTTGATGCCATTAGAAAGGTAAACTTGATTTGAATGCATTAGTTTGGTAACTGGCTTCACCTTTATTTTTTTCTCTGACCACCATTGTGAAACTATGGATATAGGCCTATGCGTCATTGGAGTCTGACTACTAGCCTCCAGTTACTTTTGTCGTGGTCCAGAAGCGTCATCACACCAGGTTGTTTGCTAATAATCACAATGATAATCGTGCTGTCGATAAAAGCGGGAACATACTGCCTGGTTAGTTCTCGATGTGTCCTTCATTGCATTTTAAGCTTTATTTTATAATCTGAATGTCCTAAAACTCTTTTTTTGTGTGGAAATATAGGCACCGTGGTGGACTCGAAGATCTGCCATCCAACTGAGTTTGATTTCTACCTGTGCAGCCATGCTGGCATTCAGGTTGGGTTTCCCTATCCCATAGCTGAATCTCATTAATTGTTTTACCAAGCTAATGGGGGGTGCTTTCAGGGAACAAGCCGCCCTGCCCATTACCATGTTCTGTGGGATGAGAACAACTTTACGACTGATGGGTTACAAACTCTCACCAACAACTTGTGTTACACGTAACGTTTTACTGCTCCCGTCCATTGCTTTCGTTCTTTTGATTGATTTCAAAGCTGAAGATGAACCTTTTTCAGGTATGCTAGGTGCACACGCTCAGTATCGATTGGTAAGTTCTAGTTGGCATTTGAGTTCAATTTCTTGGTCACCGTTGAGGTACACAGAATGTTGACCCGCAATTTGGATCGGTTGCAGTTCCTCCTGCATAATATGCTCACCTGGCAGTCTTTCGAGCTCGGTTCTACATGGAGCCAGATACGAGTGACAGTGGATCTATGGCAAGCCGTGGCCCTCCACTAGGGGGGCGCCACACCAAGGCTGCCGGTGTTGGGAATGTTGATGTTAGGCCATTACCTGCCCTCAAGGAAAACGTGAAGCGGGTCATGTTCTACTGCTAAGACTGATGCTGTTAAGGCAGAGCTACCTTTTATTATTACAGTATATCTCGTGCTGCTGCAGGGGTGGGTGGCGTACATCAAGAAGCAGAGGAGCTGCCCTTGCGTCGCGGTAAACTCACACAGCAGGGAAAGCATCAAGGAGGTAGGCCAGgtcgcggccagcagtgctgtttCTGGTGGTTTCGCAATCGTGTAGGTGATTCTGGGATCTGCTATACTTGGAGATGATGCATGTCTAATACGGCCGTTTTCCCCCCTGAAATCTATCTACCATGTAGGTGCTGAAAGTCGTGCAAGCAAGAATGAGGGAGATCAAGCATGGCGACTGCAATTGCACGGGAACTGCCCTCCTGGTCGGGATCCCAAACGTTGGGAAATCGGCCATTGTTAATGTGATGCATCAAATTGGGAGGATTGCGGCAGCAGGTGATGTGCGCTGGTCATTTGTTGCTGCTCTGCTATTTGTGCTTGCGTCTGTTTTGGTTGGCTTCTTATATATTTTCAAGTCGCAATGGTCGTTGTCTTTCCAGAGAAGGGGAAGCTCAAGCATGCGATTGTgagcagccatcttggagaaaccAGAGACATACGTGGATACTTCTTTTCCCCAGTAAGTATTTATTCCTTGATTTTGTTAGTACGGTGAAGGGAAATGAATACATGTAATTTACTCCATATTTCTTGGAGTTGGATGAAAACAACACCTTTGCATTGAGATCAACACCTTGTTTGCCCATGTTAAACTTAGAATCTGCTCTTAGTAATTATAGGAGAATTGTAGTACTTTCCTTAAgatttccaacaaattttggagcacCCTTTTTTCTGGTCTAGAAGTCAAGTTATGGCTGTTTGAAATGTGATGTTTGAATCTGTCAAAAGTCTGGacaacaatgtttgtttgtattaactgactttgatacacattgaatcaccttgagattatTATAAATgagttgtagacaattttattatctttctaaaaagtctaggatcacttgaTTTGGATGCCTGAGACTCCAGTTATagatttttgaagtgagtagtcgaattctgtccaaatctggacagaatttacgtttagcactgtttgacctttctaaaggTCGAATATTGTTATGATGATAATACAAAAGTTATAGAGGGCTTtataagctttctagaaagtcctagtttactatttttggatgcatatcttgtgagttatgagctAAACAAGTAGTTGCTGTCCTGCTGTCCAAAAATCAGCAAATATTAAAATGGTTGCTTGGAGTCTCTTTTGTGTGGGTAACTAGATTTGGTTAGTTCTTGTCTTGATTAATGAAGTcttgtgatatgaacatacatACTATGGTGGCGCGAGTGCTTTTTAGCTCTGTCTTTCTTCTGTGTCTATCAACCACTCTAATCCTACACGTTCCAATGCCAACTGAATTTAATCTTGCAACTTTTCTTGGAAGCCCCATtttgtgtttatcatgctttcctatatcttcgtgtacatgtgatttaatgccagcATTTTGTGATCTTCTTGGAAGCCATATTTTGTGTTTATtatgctttcctatatctttgtgtacatgtgatttaatgccagttgtatatttatgagatatttggtttattttgtaggatttcggctgtcatcaagtgactcctccccctcacgttgactttgcggacagatgtctcaattctagtggtggagctacgaacaacaatctgatgtcctgatcgagagcgatggagctaatgtttgaacttgtgttcgaacttgtgaactatggatgtgaacctgtgtgaatttgtgaacttatgtatttggacttatgtgaatttgcgaacttatatatttggacttatgtgaatttgtgatatgaacatatatcaatgtgtttgaaatctgtattgtatgtgatatattgtgttgcatgtgatattatgtgtgtctaattttacatttctgtattttttatttttttctggaaaagggttaagaacgtgggtacccacgttcttaaggttaagaacgtgggtaccgtcgaacttaatgggcagccctcgccgacccacgcacgacccataagttcgacgaccacgtggccccgtcgaacttaaggttaagaacgtgggtgccgtcgaacttatgggaaaacATTCGACGACCCCCGTTgaacttaaaaacccacgttcttaaccttaagttcgacggtacccacgttcttaatgttaagttcgacggtacccacgttcttaaccttaagaacgtgggggccgtcgaacttacttctttaagttcgtccaaaaatcgccgtcggctatattcgtgggtaaacccacgttcttatggtaagttcaacggcctattacattaagttcgatggtttttcacccacgttctttaaccagtttcttgtagtgtgtagagacatgttcggacgaggttgcaaaggaaaatgaacaattaaagcaagaagtggctcgccttggcaaggccttgtataacaagaaaggcaaagccaaacaaatccaacctccacaggataacaccactgcgggagtgaacaagcctatggagggagaaactgtgatttgtaggctgtgccacaaggaaggccacaagtctttccaatgcaaggcaatgaccggggataaacaaaggcaaaagctcaagcaaaagccatcaagcaaaatctcaaacacctacataaaaaaggtggataaaaagactgctacaccatacttaatcaaaaagaagaagaatggaaaggtgatagcaatcaaggccaacaagcaagccaacaaaggaaagggggccaaacgcatctgggtgccaaaggagataatttcaaccatgaaaagcaccaagaaggtttggatcccgaaagggaagtgagtggaccaaaggtcttcgggaaatttggagacttggcaaagttgggatgtatatcatgggatacatcatactaGATCAAGTtttttgccaagtgggttagtgaaaactttggacccaaatttcccacccatgactgaggtaactagttttattgtatttctcgtttttagatatgtgtatctatttatcttttatctagtttacctttcttgcctagtattacatttgttatgtacttttgttcaaaatcatactaggtaaatcatatggtaggattgctagtttttaaattcatatacttaagcaaacctacatggcgtaaaatgtttagttaaagcacggcacatagcttttatatcactccatagtaaatgatgcatcaattgaaaattttgatttctacaaagtgtatcatttaacttatatgtgccaaagtttggattatggataatttgcccctcttgatatcaaatcaaagtgcatgtctcctacaagtattcaaaacttgtatgcacacctttagggggaggttactctataatctaacactttgagactaacaccttttcaagtctatttcatgtgatagtctcattgtaaggaaaatgaagtccccggagaaagacaacaatcttccactgcaaaatctccaagaactctcatgtctctcaagctcaccattgatcttcaattggtatcttttgagactacattcagtatcatttacatgtcttctccaatatttgattagactatatttcatatcatatgcttccatgttgctaaaaatgcataagtagttaacttatattctgttacctatgcataagggaagttagtcttttcaaatcatgtcttgcacctctaattttcacatgctttttcctaagtagaggatctctgtcaaggggagtatttcttcatctctaaagggggagaaaaactctttctaaaggagacaactcatttagggggagtaatcttttgaggactccttcaagtggtatcattcacatagtttaatttaatatccttctagtgatatcatttgatacaattcttgatgagggcaagcttttatttacttcctacatgcttttaatgtcttccttttcggtggttgatgccaaagggggagaagtttagggaccaaagcaatgaaaactttatcaaacaccaaacaccaccaatttacaattttatatctacaaatggcttttcaagtggttttggttatttggtccaaaaataggaagtaagtgaattatggagttagggggaggcttaagtccataatatcacattttggggacaatcatgcatcttagcaagtagattgcatattttcactcaaatacttgtattatttgcttgctttggttgtgttgtcatcaatcaccaaaaagggggagattgtaaggaaaatggaccccgggccttttggctaattgagttttggtgtttgatgaacaacacaatccgtgaactaataagttttctagtgtttgtgtttgtagttcacaggatgcgaagagaattggaccaaggcaatgaggatgcaacacctcaaaagaagacataaaaagatgcataggagtccaatactcaagaacaaagaagcccgaagaaatcagcgaagaaatccaagataagggctgtcagccagcgcctggtggcgcaccggacattggtgtccggtgtgcaccggactgtccggtgagtcaccggacagtctgcgcagagaggccgcagacaggcgctctctggctgtagcaccggactgtccggtgtgcaccggactgtccggtgtgccaacgggcagacggcaacggtcggatccaacggtcgactgctacaggcgccaacggtcgactgacgtggcgtgcaccagaCATCCACTgtgtagtgtccggtggtgcaccggactgtccggtgcacccgacgacagaaagctgctgctttctgtccaacggctagtttggggtgtggaggctataaataccaccccaaccggccattctcatgtgtgggagcccaagcaacataccaaggcatatagtgcacatttccaagagctcaaacacccaagtgcttaatagaatcactcggtgatttgcgtaggtgctttgcgaagtgcttaggttagttagaccgctttagcgcttgctctaggtgaaccctagttagttgagtgagttttgtaaaaccacacaacccctcggctcttgcgtgagtcgttgtaattgtaccgagtggggcgagagtcttgcgagaccgtgacaaccgcgtttgtgtcatggccgccaccgtgtatcggagggaacgaggcccgcggcgtttcggccggaagctcgatagtggagacagcggggagcgtccgagaggagccggaagcggagcaccacttgcgcgtggagaaggcccgtggctctctacggagttactcgaccgtggtgcttggccctcgcgtgggcttccctttgcgtaggggcaccaacgaggattagtcggaaccttgcgtggttccggatacctcggtaaaaataccggcgtcatccacgagagtttgcttctctacttagctctttacattccgcatttatattaagcatttaagtttcaatcttattgtcatacttatttagtgtagattgaaacttagcctttgcggtagagatagcaacacttagacaaaaccgagtttgcacattctagttttgattatttgcataggttttgctctagggatttaattgtggcctagtttagtaaaagttttagaagtcctaattcaccccccctcttaggcgtcacccgtttcctacacacaTACTCCAAGCAAACTGTTCCGGCAGGATCAGACATTGGCAGggccaccctcggcgtcgtctccaccctcggcaagatctggcccggccccagacggcgatgcgagcggaaggatctccacctcgaaggaggacgctagCACCATGCTTGGGCCCtcgacggccgcgtcaagcctctggatctcggctaaggcagcctcatctTCGTCGAGTAGGCAGTACccatcgctgacccgctccagatccacgtcatagtgggaggcgagcacggcgaaggcccgcctaacaccgtggtgcagcgccccgcggagtctgctgcacacatggccgcccaaggcccacatgtgactctggggggagctacccgaggggacgtcgtcgaggtcaaaggcccggcaaaaggccgagatagcctcggacatagcCACGTGGTCGACTtcgttctgctcagccgcctgggcaagcgccttggcggactcgttaagagccgtctcgaactctGCAGACAACCGAACAAAATTctcagacacgagttgaagaatgaagctgaatcaaggtcacaaagcggtcgaaacgtaccttcggcccgggcacgctcctGCGAGGCCACGGCTTGGgtggactgggcagacccgatgGCCACGACTAGGTTCTCAGCAAGGGTcctggcccgagcagacacctcggctagccgctccatagcctcagccagctgacccctaagggcctcagcccggcccatggcctcggcagcttggctccgaaATTGTTCCCGTTCGCCGATGACCCGACCAAGATCCAACTGCCGCTAGAGCAGCTCCGtccgtgccgacgccgcctctgcccgcgccgccgctgcctccgacttcagctcatcacggagcagccgaaggtccgccacctcggtgctccgttgggcgaggcgttcattagcctcggcaagcgcggccttctgggaccgcagcgaaccccagacgccgctctcgcggtggatgaacagcgacttggggTGCTCATATCCGCAAGTTCTTGAAGAAGGAAAGCAAggtattacaaagaatgccctggtcaagCAAGGTGTATGCCCAcatccttacctggaagaccctgggaacgtccctggaaaggacctccatggttgaccgaagcgacctcatcgccacCTCGGCATGCTCACGGAGCTCattccaagactgctcctcccgctcatcgttgaGGAAAAGGAGGAGCTCCGAGGCGCCGCGGCTCCAGAACTAGAGCGGCTGCCCGCGCCACTCATTGGGGTTGTGCTGCGCGGGGAcaaggccgctgctccccaagacgggccacggTTCTGTGCGCCCCTCCACTAAGGCGTTGGGTCCCCCTGCAGTCCACGCGTCGAACACCATCGCCGTTGACGTACTGGGCCTCCCCTCGGCTAAGGTGGTGGGCCTCCGATCACCAACCTCGG
Proteins encoded:
- the LOC109945836 gene encoding DAR GTPase 2, mitochondrial, with amino-acid sequence MARRHTATVGGDWRGGGDSDEQLEASQRYARSRWYHAVLAIKRRCCEHLDPQPINPFLGVPKSFPGVKPEFRDARAPASSSFEPLLHRRGSLEPDRRAVVLLNKADLVDPSETEGWVAYIKKQRSCPCVAVNSHSRESIKEVLKVVQARMREIKHGDCNCTGTALLVGIPNVGKSAIVNVMHQIGRIAAAEKGKLKHAIVSSHLGETRDIRGYFFSPVSIYSLILLVR